One region of Metallosphaera sedula DSM 5348 genomic DNA includes:
- a CDS encoding 50S ribosomal protein L15e: MVASAYSFMASTWASEEWKKTVIRQRLVEWRNQNTVTRIEKPTRLDRARALGYKAKQGIIVARVKVEKGGMDKQRPNSGRRPKRMGVYGFSPAKSLQFIAEEKAARKFPGLEVLGSYYVAEDGKYKYYEVILVDPHNPVIMSDPQFNWLKNPANRGRVFRGLTSAGRRTRGLLKSRGLKGTIHYKIARKKKEREQKKRHEASKYYRLAKYDRIPGK, from the coding sequence ATGGTAGCGTCAGCGTATTCTTTCATGGCAAGTACCTGGGCCAGTGAGGAATGGAAAAAAACAGTTATTAGGCAAAGGCTAGTAGAGTGGAGGAATCAGAACACTGTTACCAGAATTGAGAAACCAACCAGGCTGGACAGGGCTAGAGCACTGGGATACAAGGCCAAACAGGGGATTATTGTTGCGAGAGTTAAGGTGGAAAAGGGAGGAATGGATAAGCAGAGACCCAACAGTGGTAGGAGACCCAAAAGAATGGGTGTCTATGGTTTCTCCCCTGCCAAGAGTTTACAGTTCATTGCTGAGGAGAAAGCAGCGAGGAAGTTCCCTGGTCTAGAAGTTCTAGGAAGTTATTATGTAGCCGAGGACGGGAAGTACAAGTATTATGAGGTAATACTAGTAGATCCGCATAACCCAGTCATTATGTCAGATCCTCAATTTAACTGGCTGAAGAATCCGGCGAATAGGGGAAGGGTATTCAGGGGTCTAACCTCAGCTGGTAGGAGAACTCGCGGGCTTCTCAAGTCCCGTGGCCTAAAGGGAACAATCCACTACAAGATAGCTAGAAAGAAGAAGGAGAGAGAACAGAAGAAGAGGCATGAGGCAAGCAAGTACTATAGACTAGCTAAATACGACAGGATACCAGGCAAGTAG
- a CDS encoding RNA-binding protein — translation MRVNRITASVFLYSTEDENKVLSALLSLLDDQKGTSITRYDATGHYGDSIVTFKVELEGKIAGEVTQRLLSKLDKGDIIFLLSTIQSRSEGNRIYLRIDKQALISQGRVLLKDGDDVIKIVISLKDNIKQFMEELKRLASGNLYTRS, via the coding sequence ATGCGAGTTAACAGAATAACCGCTTCTGTATTTTTATATTCTACTGAAGATGAAAATAAGGTTCTTAGCGCCTTGCTTTCCCTTCTTGATGATCAGAAGGGAACCTCCATTACCAGGTATGATGCCACCGGTCATTACGGCGACTCAATCGTAACCTTCAAGGTTGAGCTTGAGGGTAAGATTGCTGGGGAAGTTACCCAGAGGTTACTTTCTAAGCTAGATAAGGGTGACATCATATTCTTATTGTCGACGATACAGAGCAGATCCGAGGGTAACAGAATATACCTAAGAATAGATAAGCAGGCCCTGATATCTCAGGGAAGAGTTTTACTAAAAGATGGTGATGATGTAATAAAAATAGTCATAAGCTTAAAAGATAACATAAAACAATTTATGGAGGAATTGAAGAGACTTGCTAGTGGAAACTTGTATACAAGATCCTAA
- a CDS encoding Rpp14/Pop5 family protein produces the protein MYQTILDVIFVIWLLVITILLLTRKNVIIVKSKRKVGRNKRRYIVFRVVGQGELSPRALETSVREAVKELVGRMWLEISDPHVIFYNPSNMSGIISTNRLGYRAVLASMPLVKSVSGTEVLLVPFKTTGSLKKAKSLIRSG, from the coding sequence TTGTATCAGACAATTCTTGATGTAATATTTGTAATATGGCTATTGGTTATTACTATCCTGCTCCTGACAAGGAAAAACGTGATAATCGTCAAGAGTAAACGTAAGGTTGGTAGGAACAAGAGGAGATACATTGTTTTTAGAGTTGTGGGACAAGGCGAGCTATCTCCTAGGGCTCTGGAAACATCAGTTAGGGAGGCCGTTAAGGAACTTGTGGGAAGAATGTGGTTAGAAATCTCTGATCCTCATGTAATTTTTTATAACCCATCAAATATGAGCGGTATAATATCCACAAATAGGCTAGGCTATAGGGCCGTTTTAGCATCAATGCCTCTTGTTAAGTCTGTTAGTGGAACGGAGGTTCTCCTAGTTCCCTTTAAAACAACCGGAAGTTTAAAAAAGGCCAAGAGTCTCATACGAAGTGGATGA
- the psmA gene encoding archaeal proteasome endopeptidase complex subunit alpha: MAFGPAAMGYDRAITIFSPDGSLYQVDYAFEAVKKGWTTLGVKTKNAVVILGEKKKASQLLDVDSIEKVFLLDDHVGCSFAGLASDGRILIDYARNSSLQHRLVYDEPISIDYLTKLISDVKQMYTQHGGVRPFGVALIVGGVDRGVTKLFMTEPSGQFMPYQAVAIGQGGYNATDYLEKNYKEDLSVEETILLALNALKVTLKPGEKLGPGNVEIGFATKEGQFRKMTLEERANYLQKI; encoded by the coding sequence ATGGCTTTTGGACCAGCCGCAATGGGTTATGATAGGGCAATAACAATATTTTCGCCCGACGGCTCCTTATACCAAGTAGATTACGCCTTTGAGGCAGTGAAGAAAGGATGGACTACTTTGGGCGTTAAAACCAAGAACGCAGTGGTCATCCTAGGAGAGAAGAAGAAAGCTTCCCAGCTACTTGATGTGGACAGCATAGAGAAGGTCTTCCTATTGGATGATCATGTTGGATGTAGTTTTGCAGGTCTAGCGTCAGATGGAAGGATACTTATCGACTACGCCAGGAATTCCTCTCTTCAACACAGGCTAGTTTACGACGAACCCATCAGTATAGATTACCTTACCAAATTAATATCAGACGTGAAGCAGATGTATACTCAGCACGGTGGAGTTAGACCGTTCGGCGTTGCACTAATAGTGGGCGGAGTAGACAGGGGCGTTACTAAGTTATTTATGACTGAGCCCAGTGGGCAGTTCATGCCCTATCAGGCAGTGGCCATAGGACAGGGAGGGTATAATGCAACAGATTATCTGGAGAAGAACTACAAGGAAGATTTAAGCGTAGAGGAGACCATCCTGTTAGCACTGAATGCCTTGAAGGTAACTCTAAAGCCTGGAGAGAAACTGGGCCCTGGAAACGTCGAAATAGGATTCGCGACCAAGGAAGGACAGTTCAGGAAAATGACTCTCGAGGAAAGGGCGAACTATCTGCAGAAAATTTAA
- a CDS encoding ribosome assembly factor SBDS, which yields MGPKDYVIVKYESHGERFEILVKPKEAMEIREGKSVSLSDAVVSDTIYKDVKKGLKASPSSLKKVFGTTDFETISREIILKGEIPITAEQRKEMLEAKRKQIIDFIHRNAVDPKTNLPIPPARLEMALEQARVQIDINKEVEAQALQIIHELTRIIPIKIARALLEVKVPQRYSGKAKQQLSSLGSVKKTVWLDDGTLVAEIEIPAGAQQDVIDKLNSITKGEVEVRVLQVK from the coding sequence ATGGGCCCGAAGGATTACGTCATAGTCAAATATGAGAGTCACGGAGAAAGGTTTGAAATTCTTGTCAAACCTAAGGAAGCTATGGAAATAAGGGAGGGCAAGAGCGTATCTCTTTCGGACGCAGTAGTCTCGGATACTATTTACAAGGATGTTAAGAAGGGGTTAAAGGCCTCCCCATCTTCTCTAAAGAAGGTTTTTGGAACCACAGATTTTGAAACAATCTCAAGGGAAATAATACTCAAGGGAGAGATCCCAATTACGGCCGAGCAAAGAAAAGAGATGCTTGAGGCCAAGAGGAAGCAAATAATTGATTTTATTCATAGAAACGCTGTGGATCCTAAGACCAATCTTCCCATACCTCCAGCTAGGTTGGAAATGGCCTTGGAACAAGCTAGGGTACAGATAGATATAAATAAGGAGGTTGAGGCCCAGGCTCTACAAATCATCCATGAATTAACAAGGATAATACCCATCAAGATAGCCAGAGCTCTCCTAGAGGTTAAGGTTCCCCAAAGGTACTCTGGAAAAGCGAAGCAGCAGCTTAGCTCCCTGGGGAGCGTTAAGAAAACAGTGTGGCTTGATGATGGTACTCTAGTGGCTGAGATAGAAATACCAGCTGGAGCTCAACAAGATGTAATAGATAAGTTAAATTCTATAACTAAAGGTGAAGTAGAAGTTAGAGTACTTCAAGTGAAGTGA
- the rrp4 gene encoding exosome complex RNA-binding protein Rrp4, whose amino-acid sequence MSTENKIYLQDRTVVVPGDLIAEGNFQIPWSPYVIKQGNKYYASVIGVVEVKDSIFEVIPLEGSHYYPRIGDTVIALVEDVELYGWTTDIKAPYSAYLPASSLLGRPANVGEDLRRYIDVGDYVIAKVESFDRTSDPVLSVKGKGLGRVSSGTVIDILPVKVPRVVGKGKSMLETLSTETGCDILVAQNGRVLANCPSKEKENVLIMAIRTIERESHTKGLTDRIKKLIKESLGDNSVTSSEAQTNT is encoded by the coding sequence ATGTCCACAGAAAACAAGATATATCTACAGGATAGGACCGTGGTAGTCCCTGGAGATCTAATAGCTGAGGGAAATTTTCAAATACCATGGTCTCCTTACGTAATTAAGCAGGGAAACAAGTACTACGCTTCGGTTATTGGAGTAGTTGAGGTTAAGGATTCTATCTTTGAAGTGATTCCTCTGGAAGGCTCCCACTATTATCCCAGAATAGGGGATACTGTGATAGCGTTGGTCGAGGATGTAGAACTGTATGGTTGGACTACTGACATCAAAGCTCCCTACTCTGCTTACCTACCAGCATCGTCTCTTTTAGGAAGGCCAGCCAATGTCGGTGAAGATCTAAGGCGTTATATAGATGTGGGGGATTACGTGATTGCGAAGGTTGAGAGCTTTGATAGAACTAGCGATCCTGTTCTATCAGTGAAGGGAAAGGGACTAGGGAGAGTTTCATCTGGTACGGTTATTGATATCCTTCCAGTCAAGGTTCCTAGGGTTGTGGGAAAGGGAAAGAGCATGTTGGAGACTTTGAGCACAGAGACCGGATGCGATATCCTTGTGGCTCAGAATGGGAGGGTACTAGCCAACTGTCCATCAAAGGAAAAGGAAAATGTTCTAATAATGGCCATCAGGACCATTGAGCGTGAGTCCCACACCAAAGGATTGACTGATAGAATTAAAAAACTAATAAAAGAATCACTAGGTGATAACAGTGTTACAAGTTCAGAAGCCCAAACTAATACTTGA